The region GTCCGTGCTCTTGCTGTTGCTTATTATTTCAGTCAAGACGAAAAATACGCACAACAAGGTATTGAATACGTAAGAACTTGGTTCATTAATGACGATACTAAAATGAATCCGAATGTTAATTTTGCTCAAGGTGTCCCAGGCAGAGCGGACGGTCGTCGAAGTGGCATTATAGATACACGAACTCTTGCTGATCGTATGCTTGATTCCTTTGCTATTTTATCTAAATCCCCTCATTGGACAGAAAACGATGAGCAACAAATTACTCAATGGTATACCGATTACCTTGATTGGATGATTGTTGACGATTTATCTGGTGGTCCTAAAGGTGAAGCCTATTCTGAAAATAATCACGGAACTTGGTACGACTTTCAAATTGCAGGCATTTCTTACTTCTTAGGTAACGATGCATTAGCTAAACAGATGGTACAAAAAGGCAAAATGCGCGTTGATACACAGTTTGAAAAAGATGGCTCTCAACCTCATGAGATTGAGCGTACCCGCGCATATCACTACCATTATTTTAGTTTAGATCCATTAGTCGGTATTGCTCAAATTGGCGATAAAGTTGGCATTGACCTATGGCATTACACCAATAAGAAAGGGGGATCTTTAGAAGCTGGTATTCAATTAATGGCGAATTATCAAGATTTAGATAAAACATGGCCATACTCACAAAAAGACAAGCGCCGCCGTATTGAACGCATGACACCTATTTATCTAAAAGCAGGAATTGCGATGGATAAGCCAGAGTGGGTAAACCTTGCGAAAGACACCGATTTTAGCCAATTCACAGTGAAAAAAAATCTCGCTGAAGTATGGGCACAACGTGATATCGAATTACTTTATTTAAAACAAAAATAAAACCTACATTCATTATAATCATTAAATCGTGGAATAAAACAATGAAAAAATACAATAAAATAGCATTAGCAGTCGTATCTACTCTTTTTGCAGGAAGCCTAACGGCTGCTTCGCTAGATGTTCGTCAAGAATATAAGCATGAAAGCGAAAGCTATGCGAGTCGTATAAAAATCGGTGGTTCTACAGGAAACCATTATTTTGGCCTTGAAGCAAAACAACAAGGTCAACCCTTCTCTGAATGGGAATCTGCTGATAATGAGTTTGAATACGGGTATAGATTTCAAGTAACCGAACATTGGTTAATACAACCAAGTATGCCGATCACATTTAGTAGCGATAAAGTTACCTATAAACCACAAGTCCGCGTTCAATATGCCTTTGATTCTGGCATAAAAGCAAAACTTCGTTACCGTCATGAAATCCGTGATTACACCGATGAAAGTGGTGAAAGCACAGAACAGAAGAGTAAAGTCACAGGTAACTTAGATTACAACTATGAGAATCTACAATTTGGCTTTGAAGCAAACTATGAAAAAGGCTTGGATGATCAAGTCTACTTTAATAATAAAGACATGAACTGGGATATGAACCTTAAGATTGGTTATAAAGAATCTGATTGGGCATGGCGTCCATATGTAGAGTTCGGTAACGTATCTGTCTCTTCAACCTCAGATGACCGTCAACTTCGAAGCCGTGTAGGTGTAACGTACAGCTTCTAACGACAACGTTCTTAATAAAATAAAGCCAGCAAATACGCTGGCTTTATTCATATGGCTCTATAATTATGTATAAATTATACGCTTAATTTATACATAACTCCGATAGTAACATCTGAATTTGGTGTGATTCTTTTTTGTTGAGCTAATAGTAATTCAGCAGTAGAAACGGCATCAGCTAATGCGTTATGTGCATTATATTCCGGTAAGCCATATCGTTTACGAGTAGACGATAACGTTAGATCAATATCTTCATGATGACTAATCGCATTTTCTAGTTTTTTCTCAATACATAAGGTATCTAACCAAAGTAATGGCAATTCACGTAAGCCATAAGCATGAGACAAATAATGATTAATAAAATTGCATTCCACGACACACGCATGGGCAACAATAATTTTACCTTGAGCCGCTTTAAAAAATGCCGCCATTGCATCATGAATAGAAGCTCCCTTTTCTAACATTTGCGGTGTTATATGATTAATAATCGCCGTCTCAGGTTTAATCTGAGAATCATTAGTTAAATACAAATGCTGTGCAGAAGCTAAATCAATTTTACTGTTAATGACATCGACCCAGCCCATAGATAAAATCAAATCACTTTCGCAGTCTAATCCCGTCGTTTCTAAATCAAGTACAATATAATCACTATTCTTGGCTAGCTCGGCCACTTCTGGGCAAGGTTGTTCAACTAACTCGCTTAATATCTCAGGCAATTTAACTGTCGTAAGATACTGCTTTCGTTTTCTTTTTATTTGCTCTAAAGGGTGAAAATATCTTAATAACGCTTTCATTATCGGCTCCCAAAACGTACTTTCGCACCTTCTTGAAGATCGGCAATAATTCTGAAGGCATCTTTTAAATGTTTGCGTTCAAAACTACCAAAGCTGTTCGGGTCAATATTGTTATTTGGCTCTTCCCCTCTTTTCAATGCTTCTAACTGATGACTAAAACGATAAGACAGTATAAATTCATACGCGCCTAAAATATTTTTAAATGCATCATCACTCAACATTCCTTTTTTATTAGCCGCAGTAAAACGCTCATCCGTCGACGATAAATCACACTCAACGGCTAACCCGTATATTCGAGCAAGATCGATGACTAAATTAATTGCGTATTTTTTTACATTTAATGTCTTCTTGTTCTCACCAGATTTTTCTAATACTAAGCTATTAAAGATACCTAAAGGAGGATTGGTATTGATCGCATCTCTCACTAACGTGCTTAAAAACTCACGATTATTACGAATATTAGTATGAAGCTCATCTCTTAAAATTGATTCAAACTCACTGTTACCATAAACAGTACGGATTTCTAAAAATACACTAATGTTCAATAAACGTTCATACTCAGGGTTAGCGACCCATTTTTTATAATAGTGTTTCCATACGCTCAGAGGCTGACACCACTTTGGTGTTGCTGCCATGTATTTCCCTGGGCATAGTGGATAATCACAACTTGCTAGTCCATTAGTCACAATCATCGCTAAATGTTTAAAGTAAATTCTGTCGTTCTCTGTTGCATCATCAGCAAGCACAATCGCACTGTCTTGATCAGATAACATATGTACTTCGTTTCGAGCGTGAGAGCCTGCGACTATCCATGAGAAATCACACGGGGGTGGGCCTAGTTTATCCATCGCTATTTGAATAATTCGGCGAGTATACGCATCCATGATCATTGTCATTACTTTACCAATGACTTCTGGCGATACTTTACCTTCAACTAACGCTTCAAAAATCGCTTGGCGCTCAGACGTAAAACTCGCCAATGATTTGATACTACCGGCATACTTAATTTTTTCGATTAAGAAAATAGCTTGCACACGGTGATTTTGAACCAGATGAGACGTAGTAAGTAAACCAACCACCTTATTGTCTTTTACCACGGGCAAATTACGAATATTGAATTGCATCATGGCCGATGCTGCATGTAATACCAAATCATCAGGCTTAATAGTCAATGGGGAATGCGTCATCACATCACGTATTGGTCGATCGTAAGATACCCCGTGAGCAATCACCCTTTTAGTCATATCTCTATCGGTTATTAATCCTATGATCTTGTCGTCTTCATAAATAACGGCACATGAAGTACGGTGTACAATTCGCATTTCATGCGCCACTTGTTTAATGCTCTGATCTGAAGTCACCACAGCGACTCGTCCACTAGCAACGTCTTCGACTTTACGAATAAACAAGCCTTTTTCTTTATTTGACCACACGACATCCAATGCTGATTTCAAACGAACCTGAGCTTGCGATGCAAAGTGCTCTGCACAAGCAGGGTAAGTTTTAAACAAGGTCTGTAAAGCAGAATGAGGAATTATATAAAGTAACGTATTATCGATTGCGGTTGCTCGATACCCTTTCTCATCATCCATGTCTGAATCAAGAAAAGTAAAACCAAATAAGTCTTCTGAGCCTAACCTTGCGCGTAACACACCATCGGATTTCCTCTGCTCCATCGAGCCAGTTCGGATAATATATAAGGATTTCTCTTTCCCTATCTCGCACATATCCACCACTTCACCTTTACTTAAATACGTGATTTGAATATGTGCAGCCAATTCTCGTAATGCTTCTTTTGGTATTTTATCAAAAGGGTCTATCTGGCCTATGAATTGAATGATATTTGGCAATAAGGATTGAGGCATAATAATACTCTCTGCAATTTAATTAGTATTATTATATAACTTATAAAGAGAAGCACAATTTATTCAGGCATAAAAAAAGCATACCTAAGTATGCTTTTTAAGAAATAACTCTATCTTTTATGCCAATCGATGTTTTGATTCTTGCAAATGATTTGCTGATGCTTGACGTGCTTTATCACTGTTACCAGCCATAATTGCTTCATAAATCTGGCGGTGCTCATTAATACAAGTGCTGCCTTCTTCCGAAGAGTGAACGATAAAATTCACAAACATCGTAGTAAGAATATTACCGAAAGGTAAATAGAAGTCGTTACCTGTCGCGTTAAAAATCAGA is a window of Aliivibrio wodanis DNA encoding:
- a CDS encoding putative exported protein, whose amino-acid sequence is MKANKLLPLAACIGAITFSTQSLAANFVFLEEATLEANRTLLNSDNAPASMTDAYKKTIEEAELAMKDGPFTVTAKGMVPPSGDKHDYLSISPYWWPDKNKSDGLPWIRHDGKTNPASKTDETDSKRIGHFTRSVRALAVAYYFSQDEKYAQQGIEYVRTWFINDDTKMNPNVNFAQGVPGRADGRRSGIIDTRTLADRMLDSFAILSKSPHWTENDEQQITQWYTDYLDWMIVDDLSGGPKGEAYSENNHGTWYDFQIAGISYFLGNDALAKQMVQKGKMRVDTQFEKDGSQPHEIERTRAYHYHYFSLDPLVGIAQIGDKVGIDLWHYTNKKGGSLEAGIQLMANYQDLDKTWPYSQKDKRRRIERMTPIYLKAGIAMDKPEWVNLAKDTDFSQFTVKKNLAEVWAQRDIELLYLKQK
- a CDS encoding putative uncharacterized porin, producing MKKYNKIALAVVSTLFAGSLTAASLDVRQEYKHESESYASRIKIGGSTGNHYFGLEAKQQGQPFSEWESADNEFEYGYRFQVTEHWLIQPSMPITFSSDKVTYKPQVRVQYAFDSGIKAKLRYRHEIRDYTDESGESTEQKSKVTGNLDYNYENLQFGFEANYEKGLDDQVYFNNKDMNWDMNLKIGYKESDWAWRPYVEFGNVSVSSTSDDRQLRSRVGVTYSF
- a CDS encoding exonuclease, putative DNA polymerase III epsilon subunit codes for the protein MKALLRYFHPLEQIKRKRKQYLTTVKLPEILSELVEQPCPEVAELAKNSDYIVLDLETTGLDCESDLILSMGWVDVINSKIDLASAQHLYLTNDSQIKPETAIINHITPQMLEKGASIHDAMAAFFKAAQGKIIVAHACVVECNFINHYLSHAYGLRELPLLWLDTLCIEKKLENAISHHEDIDLTLSSTRKRYGLPEYNAHNALADAVSTAELLLAQQKRITPNSDVTIGVMYKLSV
- a CDS encoding putative nucleotidyltransferase codes for the protein MPQSLLPNIIQFIGQIDPFDKIPKEALRELAAHIQITYLSKGEVVDMCEIGKEKSLYIIRTGSMEQRKSDGVLRARLGSEDLFGFTFLDSDMDDEKGYRATAIDNTLLYIIPHSALQTLFKTYPACAEHFASQAQVRLKSALDVVWSNKEKGLFIRKVEDVASGRVAVVTSDQSIKQVAHEMRIVHRTSCAVIYEDDKIIGLITDRDMTKRVIAHGVSYDRPIRDVMTHSPLTIKPDDLVLHAASAMMQFNIRNLPVVKDNKVVGLLTTSHLVQNHRVQAIFLIEKIKYAGSIKSLASFTSERQAIFEALVEGKVSPEVIGKVMTMIMDAYTRRIIQIAMDKLGPPPCDFSWIVAGSHARNEVHMLSDQDSAIVLADDATENDRIYFKHLAMIVTNGLASCDYPLCPGKYMAATPKWCQPLSVWKHYYKKWVANPEYERLLNISVFLEIRTVYGNSEFESILRDELHTNIRNNREFLSTLVRDAINTNPPLGIFNSLVLEKSGENKKTLNVKKYAINLVIDLARIYGLAVECDLSSTDERFTAANKKGMLSDDAFKNILGAYEFILSYRFSHQLEALKRGEEPNNNIDPNSFGSFERKHLKDAFRIIADLQEGAKVRFGSR